Proteins from one Aythya fuligula isolate bAytFul2 chromosome 23, bAytFul2.pri, whole genome shotgun sequence genomic window:
- the TRNAU1AP gene encoding tRNA selenocysteine 1-associated protein 1 isoform X1 produces MAASLWMGDLEPYMDENFVSRAFATMGELVLSVKIIRNRLTGIPAGYCFVEFADLATAEKCLHKINGKPLPGATPAKRFKLNYATYGKQPDNSPEYSLFVGDLTPDVDDGMLYEFFVKVYPSCRGGKVVLDQAGVSKGYGFVKFTDELEQKRALTECQGAVGLGSKPVRLSVAIPKANRVKPMEYNQMYSYNYNQYYQQYHNYYAQWGYDQNTGSYSYSYPQYGYTQSTMQSYEEVGEDALEDPTPQLDVHEANKQFMEQSEELYDALMDCHWQPLDTVSSEIPAML; encoded by the exons ATGGCCGCCAGCCTCTGGATGGGGGAC ctGGAGCCGTATATGGATGAAAACTTTGTTTCAAGAGCCTTTGCCACCATGGGAGAGCTTGTACTGAGTGTAAAAATCATTCGAAACAGGTTGACAGG AATTCCAGCAGGCTATTGCTTTGTAGAATTTGCAGATCTAGCTACTGCAGAGAAGTGTTTACACAAAATCAATGGAAAACCGCTTCCTGGCGCTACACCG GCAAAGCGATTTAAATTGAATTATGCAACGTATGGAAAACAGCCCGATAACAG tCCAGAATATTCCCTTTTCGTGGGAGATCTGACTCCTGATGTGGATGATGGCATGTTATATGAATTTTTTGTTAAAGTTTATCCATCGTGTAGAGGTGGAAAAGTTGTTTTGGACCAGGCAGGAGTATCCAA AGGTTACGGGTTTGTGAAATTCACGGATGAACTGGAACAGAAAAGAGCGCTGACAGAGTGTCAAGGAGCCGTGGGGTTGGGCTCTAAACCTGTACGCTTGAGTGTGGCTATACCAAAAGC taatcGTGTGAAACCAATGGAGTACAATCAGATGTACAGCTATAATTATAACCAGTATTACCAACAATATCACAACTACTACGCCCAGTGGGGCTACGACCAGAACACGGGCAGTTACAGCTACAGCTACCCCCAGTACGGCTACACGCAGAGCACAATGCAG tcATATGAAGAAGTTGGCGAGGATGCATTGGAAG aCCCGACGCCTCAGTTGGACGTCCACGAAGCAAATAAACAGTTTATGGAACAGAGCGAAGAGCTCTACGATGCCTTGATGGACTGTCATTGGCAGCCTTTGGACACTGTCTCGTCAGAGATTCCAGCCATGTTATAG
- the TRNAU1AP gene encoding tRNA selenocysteine 1-associated protein 1 isoform X2 — MDENFVSRAFATMGELVLSVKIIRNRLTGIPAGYCFVEFADLATAEKCLHKINGKPLPGATPAKRFKLNYATYGKQPDNSPEYSLFVGDLTPDVDDGMLYEFFVKVYPSCRGGKVVLDQAGVSKGYGFVKFTDELEQKRALTECQGAVGLGSKPVRLSVAIPKANRVKPMEYNQMYSYNYNQYYQQYHNYYAQWGYDQNTGSYSYSYPQYGYTQSTMQSYEEVGEDALEDPTPQLDVHEANKQFMEQSEELYDALMDCHWQPLDTVSSEIPAML; from the exons ATGGATGAAAACTTTGTTTCAAGAGCCTTTGCCACCATGGGAGAGCTTGTACTGAGTGTAAAAATCATTCGAAACAGGTTGACAGG AATTCCAGCAGGCTATTGCTTTGTAGAATTTGCAGATCTAGCTACTGCAGAGAAGTGTTTACACAAAATCAATGGAAAACCGCTTCCTGGCGCTACACCG GCAAAGCGATTTAAATTGAATTATGCAACGTATGGAAAACAGCCCGATAACAG tCCAGAATATTCCCTTTTCGTGGGAGATCTGACTCCTGATGTGGATGATGGCATGTTATATGAATTTTTTGTTAAAGTTTATCCATCGTGTAGAGGTGGAAAAGTTGTTTTGGACCAGGCAGGAGTATCCAA AGGTTACGGGTTTGTGAAATTCACGGATGAACTGGAACAGAAAAGAGCGCTGACAGAGTGTCAAGGAGCCGTGGGGTTGGGCTCTAAACCTGTACGCTTGAGTGTGGCTATACCAAAAGC taatcGTGTGAAACCAATGGAGTACAATCAGATGTACAGCTATAATTATAACCAGTATTACCAACAATATCACAACTACTACGCCCAGTGGGGCTACGACCAGAACACGGGCAGTTACAGCTACAGCTACCCCCAGTACGGCTACACGCAGAGCACAATGCAG tcATATGAAGAAGTTGGCGAGGATGCATTGGAAG aCCCGACGCCTCAGTTGGACGTCCACGAAGCAAATAAACAGTTTATGGAACAGAGCGAAGAGCTCTACGATGCCTTGATGGACTGTCATTGGCAGCCTTTGGACACTGTCTCGTCAGAGATTCCAGCCATGTTATAG